A window from Bordetella petrii encodes these proteins:
- a CDS encoding threonine/serine dehydratase — protein sequence MTQPDTTTLPDLSAIADLRARLQQWVRTTPVLEKADFEPVPGTAVNFKFELLQASGTFKARGAFSNLLALDDAQRAAGVTCVSAGNHAVAVAYAAMRLGIPAKVVMIKTASPARVALCRQYGAEVVLAENGQAAFDTVHRIESEEGRFFVHPFNGYRTVLGTATLGHEWLEQAGALDAVIVPIGGGGLMAGVSTAVKLLAPQCQVIGVEPEGADAMHRSFETGAPVKMGPMQSIADSLMAPHTEQYSYELCRRHVDRLVKVSDDELRGAMRLLFDQLKLATEPACATATAALVGELKADLAGKRVGVLLCGTNTDPATFARHLGIG from the coding sequence ATGACCCAACCAGACACCACCACGCTTCCCGACCTGTCCGCCATTGCCGATCTGCGCGCCCGGCTGCAGCAGTGGGTGCGCACCACGCCCGTGCTCGAAAAGGCCGACTTCGAACCGGTGCCGGGCACGGCGGTGAACTTCAAGTTCGAACTGCTGCAGGCCAGCGGCACGTTCAAGGCGCGCGGCGCGTTCTCGAACCTGCTGGCGCTGGACGATGCGCAGCGCGCGGCCGGCGTTACCTGCGTGTCGGCGGGCAACCATGCCGTCGCGGTGGCCTACGCCGCCATGCGCCTGGGCATTCCGGCCAAGGTCGTCATGATCAAGACCGCCAGCCCGGCGCGCGTGGCGCTGTGCCGCCAGTACGGCGCCGAAGTCGTGCTGGCCGAGAACGGCCAGGCCGCCTTCGACACCGTGCACCGCATCGAAAGCGAAGAAGGGCGCTTCTTCGTGCACCCGTTCAATGGCTACCGCACGGTGCTGGGCACCGCCACGCTGGGCCACGAATGGCTGGAACAGGCCGGCGCGCTCGACGCCGTGATCGTGCCGATCGGCGGCGGCGGCCTGATGGCCGGCGTCAGTACCGCCGTAAAACTGCTCGCGCCGCAATGCCAGGTCATCGGCGTGGAACCGGAAGGCGCCGACGCCATGCACCGCAGCTTCGAAACCGGGGCCCCCGTCAAGATGGGCCCCATGCAAAGCATTGCCGACAGCCTGATGGCGCCGCACACCGAGCAGTACAGCTACGAGCTGTGCCGCCGCCATGTCGACCGGCTGGTCAAGGTGTCCGACGACGAGTTGCGCGGCGCCATGCGCCTGCTGTTCGACCAGCTCAAGCTGGCCACCGAGCCGGCCTGCGCCACCGCCACCGCCGCGCTGGTCGGCGAACTGAAAGCCGACCTGGCCGGCAAAAGGGTCGGCGTGCTGCTGTGCGGCACCAACACCGACCCGGCCACCTTCGCGCGCCACCTGGGCATCGGCTGA
- a CDS encoding histone deacetylase family protein, with the protein MKAYYHPDQALHHPQTYFSRGKMRTPQEVPDRASALVGAVKHMGFDVRQPPDAGMAPLTAVHALDYLQFLKTAHHEWKQLPEDWGDEVVSNVFVREPNALRGVLAKAARYLADGSCPVGPSTWHSAYWSAQSAVAGADALLAGDRHAYALCRPPGHHARRDAAGGFCYLNNSAIAAQRLRGKYGRVVVLDTDMHHGQGIQEIFYERDDVYYVSIHGDPENFYPVVAGYDNEKGAGAGFGYNLNLPMPHGSPESVFFDKLAIAVDAIQVFQPDVLVLALGFDIFERDPQAKVAVSSAGFERIGRAVAGFGVPVLVVQEGGYYIEGLQENAEAFFAGLRA; encoded by the coding sequence ATGAAAGCCTATTACCACCCCGACCAGGCCCTGCACCATCCGCAAACCTATTTCTCGCGCGGCAAGATGCGCACCCCCCAAGAGGTGCCCGATCGCGCCAGCGCCCTGGTCGGCGCGGTGAAGCACATGGGGTTCGACGTGCGCCAGCCGCCCGATGCGGGCATGGCGCCGCTGACGGCCGTGCATGCGCTCGATTACCTGCAGTTCCTGAAAACCGCCCACCACGAATGGAAGCAGCTGCCCGAAGACTGGGGCGACGAAGTGGTGTCCAACGTCTTCGTGCGCGAGCCCAACGCCCTGCGCGGCGTGCTGGCCAAGGCGGCGCGCTACCTGGCCGACGGCAGCTGCCCGGTCGGCCCGTCGACCTGGCATTCAGCCTATTGGTCGGCGCAATCGGCCGTGGCCGGCGCCGACGCCCTGCTGGCCGGCGACCGGCACGCCTATGCGCTGTGCCGCCCGCCCGGCCACCATGCCCGCCGCGATGCCGCGGGCGGCTTCTGCTACCTGAACAACAGCGCCATCGCCGCGCAGCGCCTGCGCGGCAAATACGGGCGCGTGGTGGTGCTGGACACCGACATGCACCACGGGCAAGGCATCCAGGAAATCTTCTACGAGCGCGACGACGTCTATTACGTGTCGATCCACGGCGACCCGGAGAACTTCTACCCCGTGGTCGCCGGCTACGACAATGAAAAAGGCGCGGGCGCGGGCTTCGGCTACAACCTGAACCTGCCCATGCCGCACGGCTCGCCCGAATCGGTGTTCTTCGACAAGCTCGCCATCGCCGTCGATGCCATCCAGGTGTTCCAGCCCGATGTGCTGGTGCTGGCGCTGGGTTTCGACATCTTCGAGCGCGACCCGCAGGCCAAGGTCGCGGTCAGCAGCGCCGGCTTCGAACGCATCGGCCGCGCCGTGGCCGGCTTCGGCGTGCCCGTGCTGGTGGTGCAGGAAGGCGGCTACTACATCGAAGGCCTGCAGGAAAACGCCGAGGCCTTCTTCGCCGGACTGCGCGCCTGA